One window from the genome of Rufibacter tibetensis encodes:
- a CDS encoding carboxymuconolactone decarboxylase family protein codes for MLSVIQETQQDFLKDLGLSGQDFARLDQLVQGDSKYLKDLRINLKTALQSENVTSIEAYLIALSAAVNEENNTLIESFRALAASHGATDAELAEAVAVTSLLSTNNILYRFKHFMHTDFYESAPAKVKMNIMMNPVTGKEFFELVSLAISAINGCERCVTSHEESVRKLGASEQRIFDAVRIAAVVVGVSKVIR; via the coding sequence ATGCTTTCTGTCATCCAAGAAACCCAACAAGATTTCCTGAAGGACTTAGGTCTTTCAGGCCAAGATTTCGCACGCCTGGACCAGCTGGTGCAAGGCGACTCCAAATACCTGAAGGACCTGCGCATCAATTTGAAAACCGCTCTGCAGTCAGAGAACGTGACGTCCATAGAAGCGTACCTGATTGCCTTATCTGCGGCGGTGAACGAGGAAAACAACACTTTGATCGAGTCGTTCAGAGCTTTGGCAGCTTCTCACGGAGCTACTGATGCTGAGTTAGCTGAGGCGGTTGCCGTGACCTCTTTGCTAAGCACTAACAATATTCTGTACCGGTTCAAGCACTTCATGCACACTGATTTCTATGAGTCAGCGCCCGCTAAAGTGAAGATGAACATCATGATGAACCCCGTGACCGGCAAAGAATTCTTTGAGCTGGTGAGTCTGGCTATCTCTGCCATCAATGGCTGTGAGCGTTGCGTGACCTCGCATGAGGAAAGCGTACGCAAGCTGGGTGCTTCTGAGCAGCGTATTTTTGATGCCGTGCGCATTGCCGCCGTAGTGGTGGGCGTGAGCAAGGTCATTCGTTAG
- a CDS encoding peroxiredoxin encodes MSQNRVLSVGAEFPAFSKKAVVSLERDQEFRTITHQEHRDNDQWLVMFWWPKDFTFVCPTEIAEFNKNYDEFRDRDCQLIGASTDSEFVHAAWRRDHDDLRGLRLPMLADTSKSLAEELGILDAEERVAYRVTFIVDPQGIIQWVSVNGLSVGRNVAEVLRVLDALQTDELCPCNWKKGEATLAV; translated from the coding sequence ATGTCACAAAACCGAGTACTATCTGTTGGGGCAGAATTCCCTGCCTTTTCCAAAAAAGCTGTTGTTTCTTTAGAGAGAGACCAAGAGTTTAGAACCATCACCCACCAGGAACACCGCGACAACGACCAGTGGCTGGTTATGTTCTGGTGGCCCAAAGACTTTACTTTCGTTTGTCCAACGGAGATCGCGGAGTTCAACAAGAACTATGATGAGTTCCGCGACCGCGACTGCCAACTGATTGGCGCCTCCACTGATTCTGAGTTTGTGCACGCTGCCTGGCGCCGCGATCACGATGACCTGCGTGGCTTACGCTTACCAATGTTAGCCGATACTTCCAAGTCCTTAGCCGAAGAACTGGGCATTCTGGATGCTGAAGAGCGCGTGGCATACCGGGTAACGTTCATCGTAGATCCGCAAGGCATCATCCAATGGGTGAGCGTGAACGGATTAAGCGTGGGTCGTAACGTAGCCGAAGTGCTGCGCGTGCTTGACGCCCTGCAAACCGATGAGTTGTGCCCTTGTAACTGGAAAAAAGGCGAAGCTACCTTAGCCGTTTAA
- a CDS encoding Dps family protein — MESHNELGLERRDTKDLAVKLNELLANYHVYYQNLRAFHWNIKGGNFFALHAKFEELYTEAFETIDEIAERILTLRHVPMHSFSDFLATSRVQERKGLTSDVDTVAATVENIGQIIHLEREVLALAAELDDEGTQGLISDNLNTLEKNLWMLNAFQGS, encoded by the coding sequence ATGGAATCACACAACGAATTAGGACTGGAACGCAGAGATACCAAAGACCTGGCTGTTAAACTGAATGAGTTACTGGCCAACTATCACGTGTATTACCAAAATCTGCGGGCCTTTCACTGGAACATTAAAGGCGGAAACTTCTTCGCGCTACATGCCAAGTTTGAGGAACTGTACACCGAGGCCTTTGAAACCATTGATGAGATTGCCGAGCGTATCCTAACCTTACGCCACGTGCCCATGCACAGCTTTTCTGATTTCCTGGCCACGTCCAGAGTGCAGGAAAGAAAAGGCCTTACTTCAGACGTAGACACCGTGGCAGCCACCGTGGAGAACATCGGGCAAATCATCCACCTGGAGCGTGAGGTGTTGGCCTTGGCCGCTGAACTGGACGATGAAGGTACCCAAGGGCTGATCAGCGATAACCTGAATACCCTGGAAAAAAACCTTTGGATGCTGAACGCCTTTCAAGGTTCCTAA
- a CDS encoding hydrogen peroxide-inducible genes activator translates to MTLTQLEYLLSVDTYRHFATAAEKCFVTQPTLSMQIQKLEEELGVQVFDRSRVPVRPTELGKEIIVQARVAVAEFKKIEELVKVQRDGITGELRMGVIPTLAPYLVPLFITDFIQKYPQVHVSIQEMVTTTIVEKLKLELLDVGLLVTPLHDKTILEIPLFYEAFVGYLHPSHPLSELKEITAESIDPADLWLLNDGHCFRSQVLQLCNRAKGTRNVHLDYESGSLETLKRIVETQSGMTLLPELSVQELSSEKKAMIRPFVEPQPLREVSLVVHRSFLKKRMIEALRDEIIAHVPSGLKERNPVRVVKIK, encoded by the coding sequence ATGACCCTTACCCAACTGGAATATCTGCTCTCTGTAGATACGTACCGGCACTTTGCCACCGCCGCTGAAAAATGTTTTGTGACGCAGCCAACCCTGAGTATGCAGATTCAGAAACTGGAGGAAGAACTAGGCGTGCAGGTATTTGACCGCAGCCGGGTGCCCGTGCGTCCTACAGAGTTAGGCAAGGAGATTATAGTCCAAGCCAGAGTGGCCGTGGCCGAGTTCAAGAAGATTGAAGAGTTGGTGAAGGTGCAGCGCGATGGCATTACCGGGGAGCTGAGAATGGGCGTGATTCCCACCCTGGCTCCTTACCTGGTGCCGCTGTTCATCACTGACTTTATTCAGAAATATCCGCAGGTGCACGTTTCTATTCAGGAGATGGTGACCACCACCATTGTGGAGAAACTGAAGCTGGAACTTTTGGATGTTGGGCTGCTCGTCACCCCTTTGCACGATAAGACCATCCTTGAGATTCCGCTTTTCTACGAAGCGTTTGTAGGCTACCTGCACCCGTCACACCCCCTTTCTGAGCTAAAGGAAATCACCGCTGAGTCCATTGACCCAGCCGACCTTTGGCTTCTGAATGATGGGCATTGTTTCCGGAGCCAGGTGCTGCAACTCTGCAACCGCGCCAAAGGCACCCGCAATGTACACTTAGATTATGAGAGCGGCTCCCTGGAAACGTTGAAGCGGATTGTGGAAACCCAGAGCGGTATGACCCTACTGCCAGAACTATCAGTACAGGAGCTGTCATCGGAGAAAAAAGCCATGATCAGGCCCTTTGTAGAACCCCAGCCTCTGCGGGAAGTAAGCTTGGTGGTGCACCGCAGCTTTCTGAAGAAACGCATGATAGAGGCCTTACGGGACGAGATTATTGCGCATGTTCCTTCAGGACTAAAGGAGAGGAACCCGGTAAGGGTGGTCAAGATCAAATAA
- the sucD gene encoding succinate--CoA ligase subunit alpha produces the protein MSVLVNKDSKVIVQGFTGSEGSFHAQQMIEYGTNVVGGVTPGKGGSTHLDRPVFNTVAEAVQKAGANVSIIFVPPAFAADAIMEAADAGIEVIVAITEGIPVKDMVAAKNYIKNKPVTLIGPNCPGVITPGEAKVGIMPGFVFKPGRIGIVSKSGTLTYEAADQIVKAGLGISTAIGIGGDPIIGTPTKNAVELLMEDPETDAIVMIGEIGGNYEAVAAEYIRATGNKKPVVGFIAGQTAPAGRRMGHAGAIIGGADDTAAAKMRIMRENGIHVVDSPAEIGETMVRVLQGEATNA, from the coding sequence ATGAGTGTTTTAGTAAATAAAGATTCCAAAGTGATTGTGCAGGGCTTCACCGGCTCAGAAGGTTCATTCCACGCACAGCAAATGATTGAGTATGGCACCAACGTAGTAGGTGGTGTAACCCCAGGCAAAGGTGGTTCTACCCACTTAGACCGTCCGGTATTCAACACCGTAGCCGAGGCCGTACAGAAAGCCGGTGCTAACGTGTCTATCATTTTCGTGCCACCAGCATTTGCCGCTGATGCCATTATGGAAGCCGCCGATGCCGGTATTGAAGTGATTGTGGCCATTACCGAAGGAATTCCGGTGAAAGACATGGTTGCCGCTAAAAACTACATCAAAAACAAGCCGGTTACTTTGATCGGACCAAACTGCCCAGGCGTAATCACTCCGGGTGAGGCGAAGGTTGGTATCATGCCAGGTTTCGTGTTCAAGCCAGGTAGAATCGGGATCGTTTCTAAGTCTGGTACGTTGACCTATGAGGCCGCTGACCAGATTGTGAAAGCTGGTTTAGGTATCTCTACCGCTATCGGTATTGGTGGTGACCCAATCATTGGAACGCCTACTAAAAACGCAGTGGAACTGTTGATGGAAGATCCAGAGACGGATGCCATCGTGATGATTGGTGAGATTGGTGGTAACTACGAAGCCGTAGCTGCGGAGTACATCCGGGCTACGGGTAACAAGAAGCCAGTAGTTGGTTTCATCGCTGGTCAGACGGCTCCGGCTGGTCGTAGAATGGGCCACGCAGGTGCCATCATTGGTGGTGCTGATGATACCGCTGCTGCTAAAATGCGCATCATGCGCGAGAACGGCATCCACGTAGTAGACTCTCCAGCCGAAATTGGTGAGACCATGGTAAGAGTATTACAAGGCGAAGCTACCAACGCGTAA
- a CDS encoding carboxypeptidase-like regulatory domain-containing protein — MPLPSCLRLCFALLITCCLLPILQVKGQQNLALSRTTSYYTYIYKITDTEAKTLYEKGMDAAKQSFFHFKVDSFQTGLSYPKQLPQGHYLYAYASGPDLEYILQSQTNLQLQLLKNHVDLAAVLYDTLGTSITTAKVQLGRKQIPFDAGTGSYRLANTKKSGLLSVTHEGFTFYVPVEQHNKKWKAPLWRKVLLGRPVYYIWSPFRDIGYSIIHGYRRGFVQHFFNLFDGSWLDNFNSTPKGYLVLNKPMYRPNDTVQYKAFLVKPNGKPYRKPLKAEVYGNSKTKKVGDLKPYRPGAYEGSFVLHDSLQLRLDTYVNIKLVRERKWNDDQIISSQFKYEDYELKENTYTLRLEKQEHFAGTTNSVILRGADANGLTLTDARVELTVLTRQIRQTNAPVQFIPDTLWAHQQPLENSGETTIQLPVSIFPKAKVEYQVEAVFLNSSNERSTKSAKSIYSFEDGHLKLSLLNDSLQASYLEGEKSLPKEATLTLTDAKGEKLQTQKINLPALLPLQPHAQKYQITAGKLQASLDLQDEPANLQFYSERTGDSLFLSIQNPRHLPFWYFVYKNNRLIDRGQDTTSLWHYNRKAANQEPYYVSVQYLWGGQVRSEEYNAPFRKHELDIMVQAPATVYPGQKTTMTLQVKDAKGKPAANVDLTAYALTSKFKTAAPPQLPRFSRYQSRKDRRTFALKDGPEQGSSLLQWEHWRKSMGLDSLAYYDLLYPQKGIYTNYTANPDSLTQFAPFVVDSGRVMPVHVIFLDQVPVYFSGTNVVPPYSFPADSGYHYLKLRTAKHFIELDSVYLKHGQKLLLSIDQNKMTHLLEKAKEGQLAEAEQGALTQYLVPVEQNFHTGLTFLKQGNTIQYLPNSSSTRTLNRGNQWDKILLTGPFRAGVMQFNSLGNFTTSFTPEANYTHRFEPDLLKMREKQTFAGKVFLSARGNSYHLASSALAETAYTEDKLRKQWAESQYAYWLDIILDKPEYHTEAGYGRLHWQLDSTFKENPTFIFLYEPKAANEQVAMYRGTTTHLKQLAPKKYKLVLVFADHRQISTLVTVQPNGELRLLFNKFQLMASTPETKALETYLQNSVEAATRRAITTVPLSTSVPAAPAPTVIYGGSSKYYNEVRGQVFDAATGEAIPGATVQVKGTTTGTATNADGRFSIEAPSNGVLVVAFIGYVSQEILIRGNSRIDIKLMGDVKQLNEVVVIGYGSVSRKDLTGAVVTVSGSLQGRVAGVQVSGGQPGGNNSIRIRGASSIQGNSQPLIIVDGLPFSGNLGDLGASAIASSTTLKGAEATAIYGNAAANGVIIITTKKGKAEAEQPLLAGTEADAIASIRSYFSDYAFWQPRLATDKQGKATFPVTFPGDVASWKAHVLAMDGNKRSGTASTETRSFKAMMATLSGPRFLIEGDRTQIIGKAVNYLPDTASVQTRFEFNGQALRQQNLKLSRVFTDTVMIQAPAVAPDSVELMYSLRQGSGFSDGERRYISVYKKGVLERQGVFLSLPIDTTLTLTFDPSKGPVHFYAQSNLLQVMLDEIKYLYRYQYWCNEQAASKLKGLLWEKRIQAALGKEFEHDKMVRRLIRHLEKTQKQDGTWSWWENGPAYLWISHHVTEALVMAQQEGYTTNFKKQPLIDYLTYRVERKDAQDKIRAVEILQQLEGKVDFPAYITLLEKQPHLTLEDQFRLTRLRQKLQMKAPLDTLTKYRHTTTLGGLYWGREKSSLFDSHISNTLLAYGILKAAGGHERDLLRIQAFLLNERRTGYWRNTYESARVLETLLPDLVREKGQTPENQLTLAGPLNTTLRKFPADTTFTPTQPLTLSKKGSLPLYLTAYQNEWITNPERVEKDFTVRTRFVGTNSSQATLEAGKPVELEVDVYVKNNASYVMIEVPIPAGCSYDTKSSWGPNEAHREYFRHKVSIFSNYLTKGHYTFTVKLLPRYKGTYTLNPAKAELMYFPTFFGREGMKEVKVK; from the coding sequence ATGCCTCTGCCCTCCTGTCTTCGTCTGTGTTTTGCCTTACTCATAACCTGTTGCCTGCTGCCTATTCTTCAGGTTAAGGGTCAACAGAATCTAGCCCTTAGCCGCACCACCAGTTACTACACCTACATCTATAAAATCACGGATACAGAAGCGAAAACCTTGTACGAGAAAGGGATGGACGCTGCTAAGCAAAGCTTCTTTCATTTTAAGGTAGATTCATTCCAAACGGGGCTGAGCTACCCTAAGCAATTACCGCAAGGCCATTACCTTTACGCGTATGCTTCTGGTCCAGACCTGGAATACATCCTGCAGAGCCAAACCAATCTACAACTACAGTTACTGAAAAACCACGTGGATTTGGCGGCGGTACTGTATGACACGTTAGGGACTTCCATCACCACTGCCAAGGTGCAGCTAGGCAGAAAACAAATCCCCTTTGATGCTGGTACTGGAAGTTACCGGTTAGCGAATACCAAGAAAAGTGGACTGCTTTCAGTGACGCATGAGGGTTTTACCTTCTATGTGCCGGTAGAACAACATAACAAAAAGTGGAAAGCACCACTATGGCGGAAAGTATTACTGGGTCGGCCTGTGTATTACATCTGGAGCCCTTTCCGGGATATTGGCTACAGCATTATCCATGGGTACCGCCGCGGGTTTGTCCAGCACTTCTTCAACTTGTTCGATGGCTCCTGGTTGGATAATTTCAACAGTACTCCTAAGGGTTACCTAGTCCTGAACAAGCCCATGTACCGGCCCAATGATACGGTGCAGTACAAAGCATTTCTGGTCAAGCCAAACGGCAAGCCTTACCGGAAACCCTTAAAAGCAGAGGTGTATGGCAACAGCAAAACCAAGAAGGTAGGTGACTTGAAGCCTTACCGGCCAGGCGCCTATGAAGGTTCCTTCGTACTGCATGACTCCCTCCAACTCAGGCTGGACACCTATGTAAACATAAAATTAGTACGGGAGAGAAAATGGAACGATGACCAAATCATCAGCTCTCAGTTCAAATACGAAGACTATGAACTGAAGGAAAACACTTACACCCTCCGATTAGAAAAACAGGAGCATTTTGCCGGCACTACCAATAGTGTCATCTTGCGAGGAGCCGATGCCAATGGTTTAACCTTAACCGATGCCCGGGTAGAACTAACCGTACTGACACGCCAGATCAGGCAGACCAATGCTCCTGTGCAGTTTATTCCAGACACGTTGTGGGCGCACCAGCAGCCCCTGGAAAACTCCGGCGAAACCACCATCCAGCTTCCGGTCTCTATCTTCCCCAAAGCAAAAGTAGAGTATCAGGTAGAAGCGGTTTTCCTGAATTCCAGCAATGAGCGAAGCACCAAGAGCGCCAAAAGCATTTACTCCTTTGAAGACGGCCACCTGAAACTGAGCTTGTTAAATGACAGCCTTCAGGCCAGCTACCTGGAAGGCGAGAAATCACTTCCTAAAGAAGCTACCTTAACGTTAACAGATGCGAAAGGAGAAAAACTGCAGACGCAGAAAATCAACTTACCCGCATTGCTGCCATTGCAGCCTCATGCTCAGAAATACCAGATTACTGCTGGCAAGCTGCAAGCGAGTTTAGACCTGCAAGATGAACCGGCTAACCTCCAATTTTATTCTGAGCGCACCGGCGACTCTCTTTTCCTGAGCATCCAGAACCCCAGACACCTGCCCTTCTGGTACTTTGTGTACAAAAACAACCGCTTGATTGACCGCGGCCAGGATACCACCTCTTTGTGGCACTACAACCGCAAAGCCGCTAATCAGGAGCCGTATTACGTGTCTGTGCAATACTTATGGGGTGGCCAGGTGCGCAGTGAGGAATACAACGCCCCTTTCCGAAAACATGAGCTGGATATCATGGTACAAGCACCAGCTACGGTCTATCCGGGGCAGAAAACCACGATGACGCTCCAGGTAAAGGATGCAAAAGGCAAGCCAGCCGCCAACGTAGACCTCACGGCTTATGCGCTCACCTCCAAGTTTAAGACTGCTGCCCCGCCTCAGCTTCCCAGATTTAGCAGGTACCAAAGCAGAAAAGACCGGCGCACCTTTGCTTTGAAAGATGGACCGGAACAGGGCTCAAGCTTGCTGCAGTGGGAGCATTGGCGGAAAAGTATGGGCTTGGACAGCTTGGCGTACTATGATTTGTTGTACCCCCAAAAAGGCATCTACACCAACTACACTGCCAACCCAGATAGCCTCACCCAGTTTGCTCCCTTTGTGGTAGATTCCGGAAGAGTGATGCCTGTGCATGTGATTTTTTTGGACCAGGTACCAGTGTATTTCTCCGGTACCAATGTGGTCCCGCCCTACTCCTTCCCGGCCGACAGCGGATACCATTATTTAAAACTCCGCACAGCTAAACACTTTATTGAACTGGACAGCGTGTACCTAAAGCACGGGCAAAAACTCCTTCTGAGCATCGACCAGAACAAGATGACGCACTTGCTGGAAAAAGCTAAAGAAGGGCAACTGGCAGAAGCAGAGCAAGGTGCCCTCACGCAGTACCTGGTTCCGGTGGAGCAGAATTTCCACACCGGCCTCACGTTTCTGAAGCAAGGAAACACCATTCAGTACTTGCCTAACAGTTCTTCCACTAGAACGCTCAACCGCGGAAATCAGTGGGATAAAATTCTCCTGACGGGTCCTTTCCGAGCGGGTGTGATGCAATTTAACTCACTGGGTAATTTCACTACCAGCTTTACGCCCGAAGCCAACTACACCCATCGTTTTGAACCTGATTTACTGAAAATGCGCGAGAAACAGACGTTCGCCGGCAAAGTGTTTCTTTCTGCCAGAGGCAACTCTTACCATCTTGCCTCCAGTGCATTGGCAGAAACAGCCTACACAGAAGATAAATTGCGCAAACAATGGGCAGAAAGTCAATATGCGTACTGGTTAGACATAATTTTGGACAAGCCAGAATACCACACAGAGGCAGGTTACGGCCGCTTACATTGGCAACTAGACTCTACGTTTAAAGAAAACCCAACATTTATCTTCTTGTATGAGCCCAAGGCTGCGAACGAACAAGTAGCCATGTACCGTGGTACCACAACTCACTTGAAGCAACTGGCTCCCAAAAAATACAAACTGGTCCTGGTGTTTGCAGACCATCGGCAGATCAGCACGTTGGTCACTGTTCAACCTAACGGGGAGTTGCGCCTACTCTTCAACAAATTCCAGTTGATGGCTTCTACGCCGGAGACCAAAGCCTTAGAGACGTATTTGCAGAATAGCGTGGAAGCAGCCACACGCCGTGCCATCACCACCGTGCCGCTGTCTACCTCCGTTCCTGCTGCTCCAGCCCCTACCGTTATATACGGCGGCTCCTCTAAGTATTACAATGAAGTACGGGGGCAAGTGTTTGATGCTGCTACCGGGGAAGCCATACCCGGAGCAACCGTTCAGGTGAAGGGAACCACTACCGGTACTGCTACTAATGCAGATGGAAGGTTCAGCATTGAAGCGCCTTCCAACGGAGTACTTGTGGTTGCCTTTATTGGGTATGTATCCCAGGAAATACTTATTAGAGGTAACAGCCGGATTGACATTAAGTTAATGGGAGATGTTAAGCAATTGAATGAAGTAGTAGTGATTGGCTACGGCTCCGTATCAAGAAAAGACCTGACGGGTGCTGTTGTCACAGTAAGTGGAAGCCTGCAAGGAAGAGTGGCAGGGGTCCAGGTATCAGGAGGGCAACCAGGCGGAAATAATAGCATCCGCATCAGGGGTGCTTCTTCTATCCAAGGCAATTCCCAGCCGCTCATTATTGTAGACGGCCTTCCGTTCAGCGGCAATTTAGGTGACCTTGGAGCGAGCGCCATCGCCTCTAGTACCACATTAAAAGGCGCAGAGGCCACCGCTATTTATGGGAACGCTGCGGCAAACGGCGTCATTATCATTACCACCAAAAAAGGCAAAGCCGAGGCCGAGCAGCCGCTCCTGGCCGGTACCGAGGCTGATGCTATTGCCTCCATCCGCAGCTACTTTTCTGATTATGCGTTCTGGCAGCCGCGCCTGGCCACTGACAAACAAGGAAAAGCCACGTTCCCAGTTACTTTTCCCGGCGATGTGGCCAGTTGGAAAGCCCACGTGCTGGCCATGGACGGAAACAAACGCAGCGGCACCGCCAGCACCGAGACTCGTTCGTTCAAAGCCATGATGGCGACACTGAGCGGACCAAGGTTCCTGATTGAGGGTGACAGAACCCAGATCATCGGCAAGGCAGTAAATTACTTGCCAGACACCGCCTCGGTACAGACTCGGTTTGAGTTCAACGGGCAGGCGCTTCGGCAACAGAACCTGAAACTGAGCCGCGTGTTCACAGATACCGTCATGATTCAGGCCCCGGCTGTGGCACCAGACTCGGTGGAACTGATGTACTCTCTGCGACAGGGCAGCGGCTTCTCAGACGGCGAGCGGCGGTACATTAGCGTCTACAAAAAAGGCGTGCTGGAACGCCAAGGCGTTTTCTTGTCGCTGCCCATTGATACTACGCTTACCCTCACGTTTGATCCCTCCAAAGGCCCGGTGCACTTCTACGCCCAGAGCAACTTGCTGCAGGTGATGCTGGACGAGATTAAATACCTGTATCGCTATCAATACTGGTGCAACGAACAAGCGGCCTCCAAACTGAAAGGCTTGCTGTGGGAGAAACGCATTCAGGCAGCATTAGGCAAAGAATTTGAGCATGACAAGATGGTGCGCCGTTTAATAAGACACTTGGAGAAAACGCAGAAGCAGGACGGCACCTGGAGCTGGTGGGAAAACGGCCCCGCTTACCTCTGGATCAGCCATCATGTTACGGAGGCCTTGGTCATGGCCCAGCAGGAAGGCTACACCACCAACTTCAAGAAACAGCCGCTCATTGACTACCTCACATACCGAGTGGAGAGAAAAGATGCGCAGGATAAGATAAGGGCCGTAGAGATTCTGCAGCAGCTGGAGGGCAAAGTTGATTTCCCGGCGTACATCACCCTACTGGAGAAACAACCGCATCTCACCCTGGAAGACCAGTTTCGGTTAACCCGCTTGCGGCAGAAACTTCAGATGAAAGCCCCACTGGATACGCTTACCAAATACCGTCACACCACCACTCTGGGTGGCCTATACTGGGGTAGAGAAAAAAGCAGTTTATTTGACAGCCACATCTCCAATACCCTGCTGGCCTACGGGATTCTGAAAGCCGCTGGCGGGCATGAACGTGATTTGCTCAGAATTCAAGCCTTTTTGCTCAACGAGCGGCGGACCGGCTACTGGCGCAACACCTATGAATCGGCCAGGGTTCTGGAGACGCTTTTGCCTGATCTGGTGCGGGAAAAAGGCCAGACACCCGAGAACCAGTTGACCCTAGCTGGTCCGCTCAATACCACGTTGCGTAAGTTTCCGGCAGACACCACCTTCACCCCTACCCAACCGCTTACGCTGAGCAAAAAAGGATCATTGCCGCTCTACCTTACTGCCTACCAAAACGAATGGATCACGAACCCCGAGCGGGTGGAGAAAGACTTTACCGTACGCACCCGGTTTGTGGGCACCAACTCCTCACAGGCAACGCTGGAAGCCGGCAAACCCGTGGAATTGGAAGTTGACGTGTACGTGAAGAATAATGCCTCTTACGTGATGATTGAGGTGCCCATTCCGGCTGGTTGCTCTTATGACACCAAATCTAGTTGGGGACCAAACGAAGCACATCGCGAGTACTTCCGCCACAAAGTATCTATCTTCTCTAATTACCTCACCAAAGGCCACTACACCTTTACGGTCAAACTACTTCCCCGCTACAAAGGCACTTACACCCTGAATCCGGCCAAAGCCGAGTTGATGTATTTCCCCACGTTCTTTGGGCGGGAAGGTATGAAGGAAGTGAAAGTTAAATAG